Proteins from a single region of Macrotis lagotis isolate mMagLag1 chromosome 2, bilby.v1.9.chrom.fasta, whole genome shotgun sequence:
- the LOC141511600 gene encoding olfactory receptor 10P22-like, with translation MDDDNGTAVTEFILLGFSYLGSQQWILFWGVLFVYLVTLLGNSLIITLTLLDSALSTPMYFFLRHLSVIEILYTTTVVPRMLTDLLFSHPAISRASCCTQLYFFALFGIAECCLLSAMAYDRYAAICQPLHYTMLMNRQVCVSMVGACYLMGFTTGTTDSILICTLPFQGTNIIHHFLCENLPVLRLANGDTFRGKIGNLTFTLLFIITPFALILFSYVRILITILGVASAKGRQKVFSTCSSHLLVVILFFGTGSLAYMKPGSNRTQDSDQILSLFYTVITPMFNPFIYTLRNKEVMGALKRKVTKHL, from the coding sequence ATGGATGATGATAATGGAACAGCAGTGACTGAGTTTATTTTGTTGGGATTCTCATATTTGGGGTCCCAGCAATGGATCCTTTTTTGGGGTGTGCTCTTTGTCTACTTAGTCACCTTGCTGGGCAACTCCCTGATCATCACTCTTACTCTGCTGGACTCAGCCCTGAGCACTCCTATGTATTTCTTCCTACGTCATCTCTCTGTGATAGAGATTCTTTACACCACTACTGTTGTGCCTAGGATGTTGACTGATCTTCTCTTCTCCCATCCTGCCATCTCTCGTGCCAGCTGCTGCACCCAGTTGTATTTCTTTGCCCTCTTTGGCATTGCTGAATGTTGCCTGCTCTCTGCCATGGCCTATGACCGTTATGCCGCCATTTGCCAGCCCCTACATTATACCATGCTGATGAACCGGCAGGTATGTGTGAGTATGGTGGGTGCTTGTTATCTAATGGGCTTTACTACAGGCACTACCGACTCCATATTGATCTGTACCTTGCCCTTTCAAGGCACCAACATTATTCATCACTTTCTATGTGAAAATTTGCCTGTTTTGAGGCTGGCAAATGGAGATACATTCCGGGGTAAAATTGGTAATCTTACTTTCACtctactgtttatcattactcctTTTGCACTGATCTTATTTTCCTATGTGCGCATTCTCATTACCATCCTTGGGGTAGCCTCTGCTAAGGGACGCCAAAAAGTCTTCTCTACTTGCTCTTCCCACTTACTGGTTGTCATACTTTTCTTTGGGACGGGGAGTCTTGCCTACATGAAACCTGGAAGTAATCGTACTCAAGACTCAGACCAAATCCTCTCCCTTTTCTACACAGTTATAACTCCTATGTTCAATCCTTTTATCTATACCCTGAGGAACAAGGAGGTGATGGGAGCCCTGAAGCGAAAGGTAACAAAACACCTTTGA